In Romboutsia lituseburensis, a genomic segment contains:
- a CDS encoding 2-dehydropantoate 2-reductase — protein MKISIVGAGAMGSRFGYMLHEAGNEVILIDAWNEHVESINKKGLIVNDNGLIKKVKIPAVLPEMSTETPDLVILFTKSMGLEFMLESIRGILGRDTKVLCLLNGLGHNETIEKYVDNKNIFMGVTLWTASLKGPGHVELSGGGNLEIQNIDPEMKECARQVCDIFNDAGLNAIYSENVLLSIWRKACVNGAINSSCTILDCNIKQFGKLKQAPRIIRSIIKEFSDVANEFGVKLDVEEVARLVESTYDPSKAGEHYPSMHQDLIQNGRYTEIDYINGYISKKGKEFNIDTLYNDLITNLIHGKEELIIS, from the coding sequence ATGAAAATTTCAATTGTTGGAGCCGGAGCAATGGGTTCACGTTTTGGATATATGTTACATGAAGCAGGAAATGAAGTTATTTTAATTGATGCATGGAACGAACATGTAGAATCTATAAATAAAAAAGGTTTAATTGTTAATGACAACGGATTAATAAAAAAGGTAAAAATACCAGCTGTTTTACCTGAAATGTCTACAGAAACACCTGATTTAGTTATTTTATTCACTAAGTCAATGGGATTAGAGTTTATGTTGGAGTCTATAAGAGGTATTTTAGGAAGAGATACAAAGGTCTTATGTTTATTAAATGGATTAGGACATAATGAAACTATTGAAAAATATGTTGATAATAAAAATATTTTTATGGGAGTTACTTTATGGACGGCTTCTTTAAAAGGTCCAGGTCATGTTGAACTTTCTGGTGGTGGAAATTTAGAAATACAAAACATTGATCCTGAAATGAAAGAATGTGCAAGACAAGTTTGCGACATATTTAATGATGCAGGGCTTAATGCCATATATAGCGAAAATGTATTATTATCAATATGGCGAAAAGCATGTGTAAATGGAGCTATAAATAGTAGCTGTACTATTTTAGACTGTAATATAAAACAGTTTGGTAAACTAAAACAAGCCCCTAGAATAATTAGAAGTATAATAAAAGAATTTAGTGATGTCGCTAATGAATTTGGCGTAAAGTTGGATGTTGAGGAAGTAGCAAGATTAGTAGAAAGTACTTATGATCCAAGTAAAGCTGGTGAGCATTATCCTTCAATGCACCAAGATTTAATTCAAAATGGACGTTATACAGAGATTGATTATATAAATGGATATATATCTAAAAAGGGTAAAGAGTTTAATATAGATACTTTATATAATGATTTAATTACTAATCTTATTCATGGAAAAGAAGAGTTAATTATTAGTTAA
- a CDS encoding DeoR/GlpR family DNA-binding transcription regulator has translation MFVEERHDKIISKLNQNGKVKVKELSEEFNVTEDCIRKDLTALEKRGLLKRTYGGAVFLRTNVHNVHLDSRKSVYLEEKKKIAQKAVSLIKEDDTIFLGLSTINIELAKIILEKDLPVTVVTNMIEIMQLFATDCNIKLIFIGGTFNKHKDGFLGAFSIDLISRFKFDISFLGVAGIDVYDNSVSTCEVEDGITKQAILKASKSCYILSEINKFNRDGNYTFAGLGDLTGLITSEIFDINILEKLRECDLELIISK, from the coding sequence ATGTTTGTTGAAGAAAGGCATGATAAGATAATCTCAAAGTTAAATCAAAATGGAAAGGTAAAAGTTAAAGAATTGAGTGAAGAATTTAATGTAACGGAGGATTGCATTAGAAAAGATTTAACAGCGCTTGAGAAACGAGGGCTTTTAAAGCGTACATATGGTGGTGCTGTTTTTCTTAGAACAAATGTTCATAATGTTCATTTAGATTCTAGAAAAAGCGTATATTTAGAAGAAAAGAAAAAAATAGCACAAAAAGCAGTATCATTAATAAAAGAGGATGATACTATTTTCTTAGGTTTATCTACTATAAATATTGAATTAGCAAAAATAATATTAGAGAAGGATTTACCTGTAACAGTAGTTACAAATATGATAGAAATTATGCAGTTATTTGCAACTGATTGTAATATAAAGCTAATATTTATAGGTGGAACGTTTAATAAACATAAGGATGGATTCTTAGGCGCATTTTCTATAGATTTAATAAGTAGATTTAAATTTGATATTTCTTTTTTAGGAGTAGCAGGTATTGATGTATATGATAATAGTGTATCTACATGTGAGGTAGAAGATGGTATCACAAAACAAGCTATACTAAAAGCAAGCAAGAGTTGTTATATTCTAAGTGAAATCAATAAATTTAATAGAGACGGGAATTATACATTTGCAGGGTTGGGCGATTTGACAGGATTAATTACAAGTGAAATATTTGATATAAATATATTAGAAAAGTTAAGAGAGTGTGATTTAGAACTAATTATTTCTAAATAA